From Chryseobacterium camelliae:
TTTTGGATCAAAAAATGTTGTACAATTTGTTTTGCAAACAAAGATTTCAAGGCAAAATTTGCACACATAATTATTTTATGACGGACAGTACTGTCTTTCGTTCCCTTTTTATTTATCTATTTCTCATCTTTTACAGGCACTCATTTCTATTCCGCTGTGCTATCATTTTTTTCCTTAAATTCCAACCTTCAATGTTTTTCTTACACATGAAATTGTATGCAAATTGAACAATAAATATGCATACAAACCGCAATTCATAATTCCCTTCTCTTAGATTTTAATATTTAGTTTTGATCCCATCAGCGCTGATCATCGTAAGGTTGTATCCGTATGTGCGCAATACTGTACAACCTTAAATCCCAATGCCGGGGTTTGTACGGCAACGCATTTTATTTATAACAAAAAATTTACAAGATGAAAAAGTTAACAGGGATGAAGAATAATTTTTCTTCATTAGAAAACAAGAGATTACAAAATCTGAACAAGATTCTAGGAGGGCAAGTAGATGGTGGAGCTACAGCTATTAATTATGTAGAAACTAATAAAGGAGATTGTCCAGATAAAGAAACATGGAAAGATCATAAATTAGTAAATACTTTAATAGTTGGAGATTGCTAAACGATAATTGCAAAAGGGAATATATTTCTCTTTTGCAATTTTTTAAAACATTTACAGCATATGAAACCAACTATATTTGTAATAAATAGAAATACGCTTATATTTTTACTAATTCTTTTAATGGTTACCTCATGTAAAACTAAACCTCTTAATTACATTGTTTATTACGATAAAGTAAATGAAATTGACAGTATTTACAGATTCAGAAAAGATACTCTTAGGGCTATTAAACAGTATAGAAGACTTTTTAAAAAATATCCCCCTAAAAATCAGGAACGCATACAGGAATTTGAGACTTATATCACGCTTTCTGATAAATACCATAAGAATTTCGGAGGTAAGAATACATTGTATAAATTGATTCCGCTTATTGCTCCTTACGATGAAGAATATAAAAACTATCTCAGTCTTTATGAAAAGTATGGCATAGATAGCATAACTGTGAAAAATGAAATAGCAAAATGGAAAAGAAATTTAAACAGAATACTTATAGATTCTTTTAGTATAGCTTTTATAAGGGATCAGCAGGACCATAGGAATAATATTGAACTGATGGAGACCAATGATAAAAAAAATGCTAAACTTCTAAAATGGACTTTTGAAAACTATGGCTATCCGTCATTACAAAAAATAGGACTCATAGGAAATAATAATGTTTTTATGCCTATGCTCACTCTATTCAGCCACATGTCGGGATCAGAAGATTATCCGTATTTCAAAACCAAGTTACTGGAATATGTGAAATCCGGAGACTGCCTTCCAAGAGATTATGCTACAATGGTTGACAGGCATCATCTACAGTTCAGTAAAGAAGAAATCTTATATGGATATTATATTGGAAACAATACCTATCTGGATACCCTGAAAATTAACAGGAATCGTAAAAATTTAGGACTTCCCAGCATGAAACACAGTGCCAAAATTGCAAAAGATTTTTTTAAGAAAAAATGATACTTATAATTTCAAACAATAATGAAAGAACGACTACAGAAGTTATAAAATGGCTTTCAGTAATGAATAAAAATTTTATAAGAGTACATGAAGATGAAGTTTTTGATATCAGAGTAGAAAAGAAAAGGATTTTTATAGAAAGCAAAAGGAATAAATTCTTTTTGGACGACATTACCTCCGTATGGTATCGCCGTGGAGGATTAAGATTTAGACATTTTGAATATAAAAATATTTCAGTTAATGAACATATGAAAGAAGTTCAACACTGGCTATATGACTATGTTACAAAAATCTTTAGAATCTAAAAAGCATATCAGTAAAGAAAGTAATAGTGATATCAACAAGCTTCTCGTGTTAGAAGAGGCACGAAAAATAGGCTTACTTGTACCAGATTTTTTTTTAGCAGAGGATACTAATGAAGTCGTATTAAATGATACAATTATAAAAACAATAGCCGGCAATCCTATGATCGATAACCTCAATAGTAAAACTGACGGGATAATGTATACTACGACAATACAGGATTACGAGCATAACGATTTCTTTATCACATTCTTTCAGGATAAAATTGAAAAAGATTATGAAATACGAAGCTTTTATCTGAATAGAAAAATTTGGTCTATGGCAATTTTCTCTCAAAATGATGAGAAAACCAAGACTGATTTTAGAAGATATAATCTCGAGCGGCCCAATAGGAATGTAAGATATAATTTACCTGAAGATATTGAGAAGAAAATGCAATTGTTAATGCTGAAATTAGACTTAAACTGTGGTTCATTCGATTTTATTAAAAATGGAGATCATTACTACTTTTTAGAAATAAATACTGTAGGACAATTTTTGGGATTATCTCATATCTGTAATTACTCATTGGAAAAAGAAATAGCTGAATATTTATGAAAAAATTAATTAGAGAAAAAAATAAATTACCATTAACATTTAAATATATAGAAGCATTTAATAAAAAGGGATCTAAGAATAAGTCGAGAAATTCAATCCTCTATTTTGTGGAATGTAATAGTTATCAAACTGATTGTTATGTAAGAGCAAAACCTTCAAAACCCTTGACAAGAATGCTATGAGCTATTTTAATTTGTTCCGTAAAATTTTCATCAAAAAAGATGTAGTAAAAGTTCTTATCTCATCACTATCGAAAAGGATTTCACACACTATGCTTATGTTCTTAGGCATTCTTTTCATGGCTGTTTCCTGTAAACGCAAACCCCTCAATTACATTACCTATTACAACAGGGTGAATGAAATAGACAGTATCTACAGATTTGAAAGGGATACTCTCGAAACGATTAGGCAGTATAAAAAGCTTTTTGAAGAATATCCTCCGAGAAATCAGGAACGCATACAGGAATTTGAAACATACATCACGCTGTCTGATCGATACCATAAAGATTTTGGAGGAAAAAAGACATTATATAAATTGATTCCGTTGATTGCACCCTATGGTCAAGGATATAAAAAGTATCTTGATCTCTACGAAAAATACGGGATAGACAGTTTAACATTGAAAGGTGAAATAGTAGAATGGAGAAGAGATAAATTAAACAGAACATTGATAGATTCGTTTAGCGTAGCTTTCATGAGAGACCGGGAGGATCGCAGGTCAGATAATGAACTGACAGATAAAAATGATCGTAAGAACGCTGAGCTTCTTAAATGGACCTTTGAAAACTACGGGTATCCGTCATTACAAAAAATAGGAATCATAGGAAATAATGATGTTTTTATGCCTATGCTTACCCTGTTCAGCCATATGTCGAGATCAGAATATTACCCGTATTTCAAGACCAAATTACTGGAATACGTGAAATCCGGAGACTGCCTTCCTAGAGATTATGCCACCATGGTAGACAGGCATCGTCTATATATCAGCAAAGAAGAGATCTTATACGGATGTTATATTGATGGCACCACCCAACTGGATACCCTTAAAATTAACAGGAACCGTAAAACTATTGGGCTGCCAAGTTTGAAGCATAGTGCGAAAATCAGAAAAGATTTTTTTAATTCATTTAAATAAAAATTAATTCGATAATCATAGATATGCTTTCTCTGCGCAGGATCAGCATCCAAAAATATGGGAGAAGAATCCTCTCCTATCTTTAGCCTCTTCCAAAATAAAGAAATTATCTTTAATCTAAAAAGAAAGACAGGAGCACGATAGAAGTCCTTAAATGGTTACGCAGGATGGGTAAGCCGTATATCCTCATTCAGGAGGATGAGATTTTTGAAATCAAAATACAAGGAAGAAAATTATACCTGGAAAGCCAACGCAATGTATTTTTTGTTGACGATATCAACAGTGTCTGGTACAGAAGAGGAGGCATCTATTTCCTTCGGAAGCTATATGACCATCCATCCATCAATATCCACATGAATGAAGCTGAGCACTGGCTTGAGGACTATGTCATGCATATTCTTGAGGCTAAAAAACATATCAACAAACAGCGCAACAGCCATGTGAATAAACTCCTGGTATTGGAAAAGGCCCGTAAAACCGGACTGGACGTCCCTGCCTTTTACCTGGCAGAAAATACTGATGATGTAAAACTAGGTAAAACCATTACCAAATCGATTACCGGCAATGTAATGCTGGAATTATTAGATTCAGAATCAGACGGTATGATGTATACTTCTGTCATTGATAAAAAAAACATTGAGGATTTTTTCATATCTTTTTTTCAGGAAAAAATTGAGAAAGACTTTGAAATACGATCCTTCTATTTAAACGGCAGGATATGGTCTATGGCCATTTTTTCGCAGAACGATGAACAGACAAGAACGGATTTTAGAAAGTACAATATGGAAAACCCGAACAGGAATATTCGGTATCAACTTCCGGATCATGTAGAAGAAAAGGTTATCAGACTGATGCAGGCCCTCGATCTAAACTGTGGCTCATTAGACTTTATCAAAAGCGGAAGCAACTATTATTTCCTTGAAGTTAATCCGGTAGGACAGTTCGGAAACATTTCATTTGACTGCAATTATATGCTTGAAAAGGAAATAGCAGAGTATTTATAAATTTATATCATATTTAAAACATAAGATGATGAGACACTTATTTAATGAAAAAAATCAGCTCCCTATTACATTTCAATATATTGAATTGATCAAGAGAAAAAAACTAAAGCAAAAAAGCAAAACTATAACATACTATATCCCCTGTGAAAAGTATCAAACCAACTTTTACGTAAGGGAAGAACCATATAAACACTTAGTCAGGATATTATGAGCAATATATATTTTAATCAATCAAAAATGAAAATTTCATTCCTGCCTACCAGGGTTATGTATACTCTGCAGGTAAGCTTTTGTATTCTTCTCATCGTTACTTCCTGTAAACGCAAACCCCTAAATTATATTACCTATTATAACAGGGTTAATGAAATAGACAGTATATATAGATTTGAAAGAGATACCCTCGAAGCTATTACGCAGTACAAAAAACTTTTTGAAGAATATCCTCCTAAAAACCAGGAACGCATAAAGGAATTTGAAACCTATATCATGCTTTCTGATCAATACCATAAAGATTTTGGAGGAAAAAAGACATTATATAAATTGGTTCCGCTGATTGCGCCTTACGAAGGTGATTATAAAGACTATCTGCCTATTTTTAAAAAGTACGGTATTGATAGTGTGGAAGTGAAGAAGGAGATTGCAGATTGGAAAAAAAACTTAAATAAGAGACTGATAGACTCTTTTTCCATCGCCATGATAAGGGATCAGGAAAAAAGGCATGTAGATACTGCAGTGCAGGCAAAAAATGTCAGAAAAAATGCAGAACTTCTATTGTGGACCTTTAAAAACTATGGTTTTCCTTCAGTACAAAAAATAGGAACAATGCCGATGCACAGTTTATTAACTCATATGAATGAATCCAAGAAGTATTATCCAACTTTTAAAACAAAACTAATAGAGTATGTTAAATCCGGAGACTGTCCTCCATTATCATATGCTATGATGTTTGACAGCTACCATGTTAATGTTGAAAAGGGAAATACAATCTATGGTTATAATGGTTTTAATTCTGTTATGGATTCTGTACAGGTAAATCGCAACAGAAAGAGTATCGGGCTGCCAAGTTTAAAACATAGTGCTAGAATCAGAAAGGATCTCATGGCTAAGCTAAAAAAAGAACACTAAGCTTAGTTAAAATCCTGTGAATAAAAATTATTCTAAACAATAATCAGAATGCTATAAGCTATTTTAATTTGTTCACTAATATTTTCATCAGAAAAGATTTAATGAAAGTTTTTATATCATCACTATCGCAAAGAGTTTCAAGCATCACGCTTGTATCAATAGGCATTCTTTTCATTGCTGTTTCCTGTAAATGCAAACCCCTCAATTACATTACCTATTATAACAGGGTCAATGAAATAGACAGTATATATAGATTTGAAAAAGACACCCTCGAAGCTATTAAGCAGTACAAAAAGCTTTTTAAAAAATATCCTGCTAAAAACCAGGAACGCATTCAGGAATTTGAGACCTTCATCACGCTTTCTGATCGATACCATAAAGATTTCGGAGGGAAAAAGACATTATATAAATTTATTCCACTGATTGCGCCTGACGGAGATGCTTATAAAGATTATCTGCCTATTTTTAAAAAGTATGGTATTGATAGTGTGGAAGTGAAGAAGGAGATTGCAGATTGGAAAAAAAACTTAAATAAGAGACTGATAGACTCTTTTTCCATCGCGATGATAAGGGATCAGGAAAAAAGGCATGTAGATACTGCAGTGCAGGCAAAAAATGTCAGAAAAAATGCAGAACTTCTATTGTGGACCTTTAAAAACTATGGTTTTCCTTCAGTACAAAAAATAGGAACAATGCCGATGCACAGTTTATTAACTCATATGAATGAATCCAAGAAGTATTATCCAACTTTTAAAACAAAACTAATAGAGTATGTTAAATCCGGAGACTGTCCTCCATTATCATATGCTATGATGTTTGACAGCTACCATGTTAATGTTGAAAAGGGAAATACAATCTATGGTTATAATAGTTTTAATTCTGTTATGGATTCTGTACAGGTAAATCGCAACAGAAAGAGTATCGGGCTCCCAAGTTTGAAGCACAGTGCGAAAATCAGAAAAGATTTTTTTAAGGGCAAATAGTCCGTATATAAATTAACTTCAGCATCATAACAACACCTTTAAAACCTTCAGAATGCTATGAATTACTTCAATGTATTCAGCAATATCATGATCACCAAAGGGATCACCAGAGTACTGATTTCAGACCTTCAGAGGAATGTTTCAGAATTATATCCGCTTGAGCTGCATGATCTCATAGAAGAACTGAAAGCCTGTTCCATTGAAGATGTCCTCAGCAATTATGATGAGGAATCTAAGACAATCGTTCAGGACTATCTCGATTTTTTGCTGGAAAAAGAATTCGGCTTCATTACCCAAGACGACTGGGATAAAAACTTCCCGCCTCTGTCCTATGAATATCAGGACTACAATATATTGTCAAATATTTTTATAGAACTCGATACAATTGATGTTCTTCAAACCTTGCAGCAATCCATAGAAAATCTGGAAATAAAACATATGGTCATTTATTGCCAACGAGCGCTCCTGCTGGAAGAATTTATGGAAATTGACCGTATGTTTGCCCGTTCTCCACTAGAAGGCATCGAAATTTTCTCCCAGTTTCACGAGACCATCGACAATGATTTCATCCACGCTCTTGATAAAAATACGGCCAGAATTTATAACCTGGTTTTTTATAGCTGTGAAAAAGCTCCGTTCAGAGCTAAAAATAGTCTCAGATTTACTGTTACTTTTACGGGTGAGTCTCTGAAAATTTCATCATGTGGAAAAGTAAACCTGGATTATTTCAGCACCAATCTCCCGAAAGTCCTGGAAGCTGTTAACCATAATTCCTGCCTTCACAAAAAGATAGGAATAGACGTCCATGGTAATATCAAAAACTGTCCAGCTATGCTTCAGAGTTATGGCAATGTAAAAAACACAACATTGGAACAAGCGTTAAATCATAAGGATTTTAAAAAGTACTGGAACGTTACCAAGGATGATATTAAAGTCTGTAAGGATTGTGAATTCAGGTATATCTGTACAGACTGCAGGGCATATACGGAAAGAACCGATACCGATCATGACGGACGGGATATTTCCAAGCCTTTAAAATGCGGCTACGATCCTTACACAGGGATCTGGGAAGACTGGAGTACCCATCCGCTGAAAAAAAAAGCAATGGATCATTACGCATTATCAGATAAAACAAAAGCCAGCTGAATCCGCTGGCTTTTTATGATATTTCAAATGAATATAAGCTATCCTATCCTTTCCTGATAAATATTTCATAGCTCAGGTAAATCAGCGGCAGCGCCATGATTCCGATATATAAAGCATTGCTCATCGCTGTCGCAGGCTGGTTTAAGATGGCATACACTACGCCGAAAAAAGCACCTCCCAAATGGGCAGCATGCCCGATATTGTCATGGGGCCTCGGATTCAGCATCATGTATACGGAATACCCAAAATAGATCAGTCCGAAAATAAATCCAGGAATAGCGATCGGGATAAAGAAAAAGTAGATTCCGATATTGGGATACATGGCGATAGCTGCAAACAGGATGCCTGAGACACCTCCACTGGCACCGATGGCAGAATACCACGGCTGTTTCTGATACAGGAACAATGAAAAAATATTCCCGAGCAGGATGGATCCAAGATAAATGATCAGAAAACCTATATTACCAAAAGCATCTATAACCACCGGACCGAAAAAATACAGCGTAAGCATATTAAATGCAAGGTGCATGATATCTGCATGCAGGAAACCCGCAGAAATCAGGCGGATATATTCTTTCCTGTTCCGGATGGCTCCTACATTAAACTTGTATTGTTCAAAAATGGCTGCATTATTAAAAGCAATGAAGCTGATAACCGCAGTAACAATAATGATCAGTATGAGAATGTTCATAATCTTTAATTCTAAATTTTAACTTTCAAAAAGATCCCCGATCATCCCTCCTTCGTCATCTATATTTCCGTTGGTCTCAGGCTCTTCTTCAGGCTCCGGCTCTTCTTCTTCCTCAGTTTCAGGAATGGTGATGTTAATCGCCTTCACTTTAAACTTGGTGAACTGGTTTCCGATGGCTTTAATCCCTTTTACGGCAATAAACTCATCGATATTCACTGTTTCGGGTTCCCGTTCTTTCCCTTTATCTTTTGCAAAAACGATTTCAGCTGTCGCATTGTTCGCGGCAATTACATTTTCGATGAATGACTTCGGATGTTCGGAAGGCATAAAGGTCTGTACATTGGGGGTATTTTCCAGGAGGAACCTCTTGATGAAATACATTTCCTTGTCAGCATCATAATAAATACATGTAATCGGCTGCCTCGGCTTCCATTTTTCGAGGATCAGGTAATCATCATCAAAACGGTTGCCAAGATCAAAGGATACAAGCTTTGCCTCTCCGTTGGTGTTGACTGTCAGAATCCTGTCATCTCCCTTGAAATTGCCCAGGAGACTACCTCTTCCGTCCGCATTCAGTCTTCTTACAGTATCATCAAACCATATTTTTCTCGGAGCCAGTGTAGAGACACCCTCTTCTTTCAGGTCTACTTTCTTTACGGCATACTTGGTTACCAGATTCCCTTTTGTATCGCGTCCCTTGATGCCAAGCTCAGAAAAATCAACATCCATTTTGTTCTTGCGGATCCTTGGATTGGGCTTAAGGAGAATAGTGACTTTTTCGGCTTCCCCATTAGGATTAGCAGAGAAATACAGGAATTCAGAACCTTTTTTATCCGAGGCCAGGTGATAATCCGTATTCCGGGTCACTGCCGTTACGGAAAACCTTTTCATATAGTACGGTCCTTCCTTGCCTTCACGGTAAATGGTGTTGTATACCGTCCTTTTATCATTCTTCTTCCAAATGGCTACATGCAGCAGATCTTTACCGATAAACGTCTTCGGTTCCACCTTCACTACTTTCATGCTTCCGTCTTTCCGGAAGGTAATGATGTCATCAATATCTGAACAGTCAAACAGATACTGGTCTTTTTTCAGTGACGTCCCGATAAAGCCTTCTTCAAAATTGGCATAGAACTTTTCATTGGCTACGGCTACTTTGGTAGCGTCAATGGTATCAAAAATCCTCAGTTCGGTCCTTCTCTGCCTGTCTTTGCCATACTTCTTCTGGATGTTCTGATAGTAGCTTACAGCATAGGTGATAAGATGGTCCAGATTATGTTTTACCTGCTCAATCTTGCCTTCCAGCGCAGCAATATTCTCTTTGAATTTATTCAGGTCAAACCTTGAAATCCTTTTGATCCTGATCTCGGTGAGCCTCAGGATATCTTCTTCTGTCACGGCGCGCAAAAGGTGTTTGGTATGAGGCTTTAACCCTTTATCAATGGTCTTAAGGACTTCTTCCCAGGTTTTCACTTCTTCAATATCGTGGTAGATCCTGTTTTCAATAAAGATCCTTTCCAGCGAGGAGAAATGCCAGTTTTCCTGAAGCTCGTGAAGCTCGATTTCGAGTTCTTTCTTCAGCAGTGATACCGTATGGTCCGTATTCATCCTCAGGATTTCGGACACATTCAGGAACATCGGCTTATCGCCAACGATAACGCAGGCATTCGGTGAAATGGTTACCTGGCAATCCGTAAATGCATATAATGCATCAATAGTTTTGTCCGGTGAAACATCATTGTGAAGGTGGATCAGGATTTCTACGCTGTCTGACGTATTGTCCTCGATCTTTTTGATCTTGATTTTTCCTTTTTCATTAGCCTTAAGAATCGAATCGATCAGGTCACTGGTCGTTTTGGAATAAGGCAGCTCAGAAATAACCAGGGTATGCTTATCCGTCTGGGTGATCCTTGCCCGTGCCCTTACCTTGCCTCCTCTCTGGCCGTCGTTGTATTCTGAAACATCAAGGAAACCTGCAGTAATAAAATCGGGATACAGCTCAAACTTTTTGCCTTTAAGATATGAGATAGAGGCATTGATCAGCTCATTGAAATTATGGGGCAGGATCTTCGTTGAAAGCCCCACGCCGATCCCTTCTACTCCCTGTGCAAGCAGCAGCGGGAATTTTACAGGCAGGTCAATCGGTTCATTATTCCTTCCGTCGTAGGATTTGGCCCATTCCGTCGTTTTGGGGTTGAAGACCACTTCAAGAGCAAAAGGGGTAAGCCTTGCTTCAATATACCTGGCTGCCGCGGCAGAATCTCCGGTATAGATATTTCCCCAGTTTCCCTGGGTATCAATCAGCAGTTCCTTCTGCCCGATCTGTACCATTGCATCTGTAATGGAAGCATCCCCGTGAGGGTGGTACTTCATGGTATTTCCCACAATATTGGCCACTTTATTATAGCGGCCATCTTCCAGTTCTCGCATAGAGTGCATAATCCTCCGCTGAACGGGTTTGAAACCGTCATATACGGATGGGATGGCCCTATCCAGGATTACATAGGAAGCATAGTCAAGAAACCAGTCTTTATACAGTCCTGAAACTTTTTTAAGGCTCTCGCTGTCATGCGGGTTTTCTTCTATCATCTTCTTTCAGTCTTTTTATCGTTGTTAGCTTTCACTACTTTGTTCAGAGAAATTTTTAAATCATTGATTTCCTTTCCGGTCAGGTACGAAACTTCATATTTCAGAAGCGCCGAACCGCTGTTTTTACTGGTAACCCTTACATACAGTCTTTTGATAAAGAAAATACTTACAACATCAAAACTGATCAGCTTATATTTCGGGAACTCATCACTCAGAGGTTTGCCCAGGAAAGGGATTACATTCCGGTTCCTGAAATGAAGGGCTTCGCCGTCACTGTCATACTCAAAGATCTGCCTTCCGCTGAAATAAAACAACAGGAGCAGGAAGAGCGGTATGATGATGAACAGCGTGCTTTCCCAACCCATAATATTGAATTTGTACTCTTCCAGAAAAAATGCTGCGAAACCCGCTGCAGTAATGATAAGCAATAAAGTATTTATAAAATTATAAAGCGATGCCTTATTGCGGTTACTTAGTCTCATTTGTTATCAGTATATGGTTTTATAGTAATGTACCTTCGTACGGAAATTAAATACGTCTGATATTTATCCGTTCTGGGTCTCCTGCAGAACTTCCTTTTTGTCGATATCCGGATCTTCCACCACAAGGTTTTCCAGGATAAAAGTCTGCC
This genomic window contains:
- a CDS encoding TIGR04139 family peptide modification target; this translates as MKKLTGMKNNFSSLENKRLQNLNKILGGQVDGGATAINYVETNKGDCPDKETWKDHKLVNTLIVGDC
- the gwsG gene encoding grasp-with-spasm system ATP-grasp peptide maturase codes for the protein MTMLQKSLESKKHISKESNSDINKLLVLEEARKIGLLVPDFFLAEDTNEVVLNDTIIKTIAGNPMIDNLNSKTDGIMYTTTIQDYEHNDFFITFFQDKIEKDYEIRSFYLNRKIWSMAIFSQNDEKTKTDFRRYNLERPNRNVRYNLPEDIEKKMQLLMLKLDLNCGSFDFIKNGDHYYFLEINTVGQFLGLSHICNYSLEKEIAEYL
- the gwsS gene encoding grasp-with-spasm system SPASM domain peptide maturase is translated as MNYFNVFSNIMITKGITRVLISDLQRNVSELYPLELHDLIEELKACSIEDVLSNYDEESKTIVQDYLDFLLEKEFGFITQDDWDKNFPPLSYEYQDYNILSNIFIELDTIDVLQTLQQSIENLEIKHMVIYCQRALLLEEFMEIDRMFARSPLEGIEIFSQFHETIDNDFIHALDKNTARIYNLVFYSCEKAPFRAKNSLRFTVTFTGESLKISSCGKVNLDYFSTNLPKVLEAVNHNSCLHKKIGIDVHGNIKNCPAMLQSYGNVKNTTLEQALNHKDFKKYWNVTKDDIKVCKDCEFRYICTDCRAYTERTDTDHDGRDISKPLKCGYDPYTGIWEDWSTHPLKKKAMDHYALSDKTKAS
- a CDS encoding rhomboid family intramembrane serine protease; the encoded protein is MNILILIIIVTAVISFIAFNNAAIFEQYKFNVGAIRNRKEYIRLISAGFLHADIMHLAFNMLTLYFFGPVVIDAFGNIGFLIIYLGSILLGNIFSLFLYQKQPWYSAIGASGGVSGILFAAIAMYPNIGIYFFFIPIAIPGFIFGLIYFGYSVYMMLNPRPHDNIGHAAHLGGAFFGVVYAILNQPATAMSNALYIGIMALPLIYLSYEIFIRKG
- a CDS encoding DNA gyrase/topoisomerase IV subunit A, which produces MIEENPHDSESLKKVSGLYKDWFLDYASYVILDRAIPSVYDGFKPVQRRIMHSMRELEDGRYNKVANIVGNTMKYHPHGDASITDAMVQIGQKELLIDTQGNWGNIYTGDSAAAARYIEARLTPFALEVVFNPKTTEWAKSYDGRNNEPIDLPVKFPLLLAQGVEGIGVGLSTKILPHNFNELINASISYLKGKKFELYPDFITAGFLDVSEYNDGQRGGKVRARARITQTDKHTLVISELPYSKTTSDLIDSILKANEKGKIKIKKIEDNTSDSVEILIHLHNDVSPDKTIDALYAFTDCQVTISPNACVIVGDKPMFLNVSEILRMNTDHTVSLLKKELEIELHELQENWHFSSLERIFIENRIYHDIEEVKTWEEVLKTIDKGLKPHTKHLLRAVTEEDILRLTEIRIKRISRFDLNKFKENIAALEGKIEQVKHNLDHLITYAVSYYQNIQKKYGKDRQRRTELRIFDTIDATKVAVANEKFYANFEEGFIGTSLKKDQYLFDCSDIDDIITFRKDGSMKVVKVEPKTFIGKDLLHVAIWKKNDKRTVYNTIYREGKEGPYYMKRFSVTAVTRNTDYHLASDKKGSEFLYFSANPNGEAEKVTILLKPNPRIRKNKMDVDFSELGIKGRDTKGNLVTKYAVKKVDLKEEGVSTLAPRKIWFDDTVRRLNADGRGSLLGNFKGDDRILTVNTNGEAKLVSFDLGNRFDDDYLILEKWKPRQPITCIYYDADKEMYFIKRFLLENTPNVQTFMPSEHPKSFIENVIAANNATAEIVFAKDKGKEREPETVNIDEFIAVKGIKAIGNQFTKFKVKAINITIPETEEEEEPEPEEEPETNGNIDDEGGMIGDLFES